The DNA window CTCTACGACCGACCCGGGCCGTGGTGCTCGGTGTACCTGGACGCCTCCGCCGACACGGAGGACGCCCACCCGGCGCTGGCCCTACGCTGGCGTGCCCTGGCGCGTCAACTGACCGATCAGGGCGCGGACGAGGCGACCGTCGCCGCGCTGGACCGGGTGATCCGTGGCCACGACCCGATGGTCGGGGACTACGGCCTCGCGGTGTTCGCCACCCGCGGCCACGTGGTGCTCTCCGAGTACCTCTCCGCGCCACCGCTGCGCGACCTGGCCAGTTACGCGCCACTGCCGCACGTGATGCCGCTGCTCGCGCAGCGCGGCGAGCAGGTGGCGTGGGTGCGGGTGCTGGCCGACCGGACCGGCGCCGACGCGATGGCCGTCAGCGCGGGCGGGGTTCCCCGGCGCGCCCACATCGCCGGCCGGGAGGAATTCCAGCTGCGCCGGGTACAGCCCGGCGGCTGGTCCCAGTCGCGCTACCAGCGGGCCGCCATGGAGGCGTGGCACCACAATGCCGGCGACGTCACCGCCGCCACCGTGGAGCTGGCCGAGAAGGTCGGTGCCGACGTGGTGGTGGTTGCCGGCGACGTCCGGGCCACCGGGATGATCGCCGCACAGATGCCGGAGCGTTGGCAGGACGCGGTGGTGCGCACCGACGCCGGGTCACGGGCCGGCGGCGCCGACCAGACGTTGCTGGACGACCTCACCGTGCAGACCATCGCGGAGGTCGCCGACCAGCGGATCAGCGCCGCGCTGAACCGGTTCGGCGTGCAGGAGGACGTCGGCGCCGGGCTCGACGCGGTCGTGCGGGCCCTGCAACGCAACCAGGTGGACACCATGCTGATCGTGGACGATCCGTCGGCCAACGGCGAGCTGTGGGTCGGCCCCGAGCCGACCGAGATCGCCGTCGACCCGGGGCAGCTGGCGGCGATGTCGGTGAACGACCCGCAACGGGTCCGCGCCGACGCGGCGCTGGTCCGGGCGCTCGTCGGCACCGACGCGGCGCTGACCGTGCTGGGTCCGGACGAGGCGCCCGAGCTCACCGACGGCGTCGGCGCGGTGCTGCGGTACGTCGATGCGAGCACGCCCGGGCGCGGCAATGGCTGAGCGCAGCGTGGCCGACCTGGTGGTGGAGCGGCTCCTGGCCTGGCGGGTGCCGCGCGCCTTCGGCTATCCGGGCGCGGCGATCGCCCCGCTGGTCGAGGCGCTGGACCGCACGGGCGGCGACCCGGCGTTCGTCCCGGCCCGGCACGAGGAGACCGCCTCGTTCATGGCCACCGGGCACGCCAAGTTCACCGGCGGCATCGGGGTCTGCCTGGCCACCCAGGGGCCCAGCGCGGTGCAGCTGCTCAACGGGCTCTACGACGCGAAGCTGGACAGCACACCGGTGGTGGCGATCATCGGCGAGGACATCTCCGGGCCGCTCGGCGGCGCGCACCAGCAGATCGGGCTCAGCCGGCTCTTCGGCGACGTGTGCAACCAGTTCGTGCAGTACGGCCGCAGGCCCGAGGACGTACCCGCGCTGCTGGACCAGGCGTTCCGCACGGCGGCGGCGACCCGCAGCCCGACCTGCGTGGTGCTGCCCCGGCAGTTGCAGGAGGCCGTGGTGCCCGACCTGCAGCCGCAGTCCGTGGGCGTGATCTCGGCGAGCCCGGGCGTGCCGCTGGCCCGGGTCCTGCCGCACGAGATGGACCTCGACGCCGCCGCGCAGCTGCTCGGCAGCGGCCAGCGCACGGCGATCCTGGTGGGCCAGGGTGGCCGGGACGCGGCCGGGGAGATCGTCGAGTTGGCCGACCGGCTCGGCGCCGGGGTAGCCACCTCGCTGCTGGGCAAGCCGGTGCTCGACGAGCGGCTGCCCTTCCACGCCGGGGTGCTCGGCGAGGTCGGCACCTCGGCCGCGGCCGAGCTGATGGGCGGCTGCGACACGCTGCTGATGGTGGGCACCAACGACCCGTGGACCGACTACTTCCCGATGCCCGGTCAGGCCCGCACCGTGCAGATCGACATCGACGGGCGGCGGATCGGCACCCGGTATCCGGCCGACGTGCCGCTCGTCGGTGACGCCGCCGAGACGCTGCGGGCGCTGCTGGCGCGGGTGCCCCACCGGCCGAGCGGGCAGTGGCGCGCCACGGTGGAGAGCTCGGTGGACCGGTGGCGGTCGGCCGCGGCCGACCGGGCCGCGGCGCCGG is part of the Micromonospora cremea genome and encodes:
- a CDS encoding Vms1/Ankzf1 family peptidyl-tRNA hydrolase, with protein sequence MQLSFLRPLYDRPGPWCSVYLDASADTEDAHPALALRWRALARQLTDQGADEATVAALDRVIRGHDPMVGDYGLAVFATRGHVVLSEYLSAPPLRDLASYAPLPHVMPLLAQRGEQVAWVRVLADRTGADAMAVSAGGVPRRAHIAGREEFQLRRVQPGGWSQSRYQRAAMEAWHHNAGDVTAATVELAEKVGADVVVVAGDVRATGMIAAQMPERWQDAVVRTDAGSRAGGADQTLLDDLTVQTIAEVADQRISAALNRFGVQEDVGAGLDAVVRALQRNQVDTMLIVDDPSANGELWVGPEPTEIAVDPGQLAAMSVNDPQRVRADAALVRALVGTDAALTVLGPDEAPELTDGVGAVLRYVDASTPGRGNG
- a CDS encoding thiamine pyrophosphate-binding protein; this translates as MAERSVADLVVERLLAWRVPRAFGYPGAAIAPLVEALDRTGGDPAFVPARHEETASFMATGHAKFTGGIGVCLATQGPSAVQLLNGLYDAKLDSTPVVAIIGEDISGPLGGAHQQIGLSRLFGDVCNQFVQYGRRPEDVPALLDQAFRTAAATRSPTCVVLPRQLQEAVVPDLQPQSVGVISASPGVPLARVLPHEMDLDAAAQLLGSGQRTAILVGQGGRDAAGEIVELADRLGAGVATSLLGKPVLDERLPFHAGVLGEVGTSAAAELMGGCDTLLMVGTNDPWTDYFPMPGQARTVQIDIDGRRIGTRYPADVPLVGDAAETLRALLARVPHRPSGQWRATVESSVDRWRSAAADRAAAPAEPVNPQLVLQELSARLPSVGAVAVDVGSVLYWYARHLVLPPGVNAQLCGTLGSMGCALPYAVAAKLADPDRPVLALVGDGAMQLNGLAELITVAHLWKEWRDPRLVVLVLNNRDQAGMGGGRQPSPDPTRRRPDVPYAGWARLLGLHGVRVDRPDLVGAAWDEALAANRPCVLEAVVDAAVPLAPPEPAFADLRSLYANGEAARRVREQVELTVNAEGLV